The following coding sequences lie in one Flavobacterium sediminis genomic window:
- a CDS encoding ferritin produces MLSKNIEDTLNKQIKIEAESSQIYLSMACWAEIQGLEGVAQFMYNQSDEERSHMLKLVKYVNERGGHALVTDLKAPKTKFGTFKEMFEELYQHELFVSNSINELVHTTLNEKDYATHNFLQWYVSEQIEEEAQAKTILDKINLIGEDRGGLYLFDRDIQQLSVTSSIAINSK; encoded by the coding sequence ATGCTATCTAAAAACATTGAAGACACATTAAATAAACAAATCAAAATTGAAGCTGAATCTTCTCAGATCTACTTGTCAATGGCTTGTTGGGCTGAGATTCAAGGTTTAGAAGGAGTTGCACAGTTCATGTATAACCAGTCTGATGAGGAGCGTTCCCACATGCTTAAACTGGTAAAATATGTCAATGAAAGAGGCGGACATGCTTTGGTCACTGATTTAAAAGCCCCGAAAACTAAATTCGGAACATTCAAAGAAATGTTCGAAGAATTATACCAGCACGAGCTTTTCGTTTCTAATTCCATTAACGAATTGGTCCACACTACCTTAAATGAAAAAGATTATGCCACGCATAATTTCCTGCAATGGTACGTTTCTGAACAGATTGAGGAAGAAGCTCAGGCCAAAACTATTCTGGATAAGATCAATTTAATTGGTGAAGACAGAGGCGGACTGTATTTGTTTGACAGAGATATTCAACAATTATCCGTTACCAGTTCAATTGCAATCAATTCTAAGTAA
- a CDS encoding YraN family protein — MAEHNELGKLGEELAVAFLEEQGYAVLETNWIFDKAEIDIIAQKDSVLVAVEVKTRSSIEFGLPQDFVKPKKIQLLVKAVNQYIEQNDLDVEVRFDIIAITKKSGNYNIEHIKEAFYYF; from the coding sequence ATGGCTGAACACAATGAATTAGGGAAGTTAGGGGAAGAATTAGCAGTAGCATTTCTGGAAGAACAAGGCTATGCTGTTCTGGAAACTAATTGGATTTTTGATAAGGCTGAAATTGATATTATTGCTCAAAAAGATTCTGTTTTGGTTGCTGTCGAAGTTAAAACACGTTCCTCAATTGAATTTGGTTTGCCACAGGATTTTGTAAAACCAAAGAAGATACAACTTTTGGTAAAAGCTGTTAATCAATATATTGAACAGAATGATTTAGATGTGGAAGTTCGCTTTGATATTATAGCGATCACAAAGAAAAGTGGTAATTATAACATTGAGCATATAAAAGAGGCTTTTTATTATTTTTAG
- the odhB gene encoding 2-oxoglutarate dehydrogenase complex dihydrolipoyllysine-residue succinyltransferase, whose product MILEMKVPSPGESITEVEIATWLVKDGDYVEKDQAIAEVDSDKATLELPAEASGIITLKAEEGDAVAVGQVVCLIDTSAAKPEGDAAPVAKEEPKAEEKKVEAAPVPTPTPAPTYATSAPSPAAKKILAEKNIDPTTIAGTGKGGRITKDDAVNAVPSMGTPTGGPRGSERKKLSMLRRKVAERLVAAKNETAMLTTFNEVDMSAIYALRNEYKEAFKAKHGLGLGFMSFFTKAVTRALQLYPDVNSMIDGQEQIAYDFCDISVAVSGPKGLMVPVVRNAELLSFRGVEAEIKRLAIRARDGQITVDEMTGGTFTISNGGVFGSMLSTPIINPPQSGILGMHNVVERAIVKNGQIVIAPVMYVALSYDHRIIDGRESVGFLVAVKEALENPVEILMDNNPKKALEL is encoded by the coding sequence ATGATTTTAGAAATGAAAGTCCCTTCTCCGGGAGAATCTATCACCGAAGTTGAAATTGCAACTTGGTTAGTAAAAGATGGTGATTACGTAGAAAAAGATCAAGCTATTGCTGAAGTGGATTCAGATAAAGCGACTTTAGAATTACCTGCTGAAGCAAGCGGTATTATTACCCTTAAAGCAGAAGAAGGTGATGCAGTTGCAGTGGGGCAAGTAGTTTGTTTAATTGATACGAGTGCTGCTAAACCTGAAGGTGATGCAGCTCCTGTAGCAAAAGAAGAACCTAAAGCAGAAGAGAAAAAAGTTGAAGCAGCTCCGGTACCGACGCCAACGCCGGCACCAACTTATGCTACCAGCGCACCGTCTCCTGCTGCTAAGAAAATATTAGCCGAGAAAAACATTGATCCTACGACTATTGCAGGAACAGGAAAAGGCGGAAGGATTACAAAAGATGATGCTGTAAATGCAGTACCTTCAATGGGAACTCCAACCGGTGGTCCACGTGGTAGTGAGCGTAAAAAATTATCAATGTTGCGTCGTAAAGTAGCAGAACGTTTAGTAGCGGCTAAAAACGAAACAGCAATGTTAACTACGTTCAACGAAGTTGATATGAGTGCTATCTATGCTTTACGTAATGAATACAAAGAAGCTTTTAAAGCAAAACATGGTTTAGGCTTAGGATTTATGTCATTCTTTACGAAAGCAGTTACCAGAGCTTTACAGTTATATCCGGATGTGAACTCTATGATCGACGGTCAAGAGCAAATTGCTTACGATTTTTGTGATATTTCAGTAGCTGTATCAGGTCCGAAAGGGTTAATGGTTCCTGTAGTTCGCAATGCAGAACTATTGTCTTTCCGCGGCGTTGAAGCTGAAATCAAACGTTTAGCTATACGTGCTCGTGACGGACAAATTACAGTTGATGAAATGACCGGAGGTACATTTACTATTTCTAATGGTGGAGTATTCGGAAGTATGTTGTCTACACCAATTATCAATCCTCCTCAATCCGGTATTTTAGGAATGCATAATGTAGTTGAGAGAGCGATTGTTAAAAATGGACAAATCGTGATCGCTCCGGTAATGTATGTGGCTTTATCATATGACCATAGAATCATTGACGGGCGTGAGTCTGTAGGGTTCTTAGTTGCTGTTAAAGAGGCATTGGAAAATCCGGTTGAAATTTTAATGGATAATAATCCTAAAAAAGCTTTAGAACTGTAA
- a CDS encoding aspartate kinase: MKTISSVVENYIKSKPFLLNSLSQGIINLTSLARVMMPELEKELGKDVKQGAVVMALKRLSEELDFKINLKISKVLRNLGEITVRSSLVDYAFAISETLLENQVKLISEINKNQDIFYTSSRGVNETNIIISRAVADLVDNIFKNEKQTHKIENLSSISVKLPQENVSVPGVYYYIFQRLAWEGVVIHEVISTTNEFTIIVRDEQIDVAFKVIKGLKVVNE; the protein is encoded by the coding sequence ATGAAAACTATTTCTTCTGTAGTTGAAAACTACATCAAGTCAAAGCCCTTTTTATTGAATTCCTTATCTCAGGGAATTATTAACCTTACATCCTTAGCTAGAGTTATGATGCCGGAGTTAGAGAAAGAACTAGGTAAAGACGTGAAGCAAGGTGCTGTTGTTATGGCGCTTAAGAGGTTGTCTGAGGAATTGGATTTTAAGATCAATTTAAAAATTTCTAAAGTACTTCGTAATCTGGGAGAAATAACGGTTCGTTCGTCTTTGGTGGATTATGCTTTTGCAATTTCAGAAACTTTATTAGAAAATCAGGTAAAGCTGATCTCTGAAATCAATAAAAATCAGGATATCTTTTATACGTCATCACGAGGAGTAAATGAAACCAATATTATTATTAGCAGAGCCGTTGCTGATTTGGTTGATAATATTTTTAAAAATGAGAAGCAAACACATAAAATTGAAAATCTGTCTTCTATTTCGGTAAAATTACCTCAGGAAAATGTTTCTGTTCCCGGCGTGTATTATTACATCTTTCAGCGTTTAGCTTGGGAAGGAGTTGTTATTCATGAAGTTATTTCTACGACAAATGAATTTACGATCATTGTGAGAGACGAGCAAATAGATGTCGCTTTTAAAGTAATAAAAGGCTTAAAAGTGGTTAATGAATAA
- a CDS encoding 2-oxoglutarate dehydrogenase E1 component, with protein sequence MDRFSFLNAAHTAFFADLYDQYLQSPDSVEPSWRSFFQGFDFALANYGSEEVGQQIAYIASGESQDSGKVSEKLQKEFNVLKLIEGYRTRGHLFTKTNPVRERRTYTPTLALENFGLSSADLNTVFDAAKMVNMQPTTLAEIIKHLERVYCQSIGVEFMYIRNPEIQEWIKNRLDVNDNQPAFSPDQKKNILKKLNEAVSFETFLHTKYVGQKRFSLEGCESAIPALDALIEAAAEKGVEQFVMGMAHRGRLNVLANIFGKNTQNIFSEFDGKDYDDDMYFDGDVKYHLGLTSDRSTDSGKKINLNLAPNPSHLETVGAVIEGIARAKQDHNHSNDTSKVLPIAVHGDAAIAGQGIVYEIVQMAKLDGYKTGGTIHLVINNQVGFTTNYLDARSSTYCTDVAKVTLSPVLHVNADDAEAVVHAMLFALDYRMQFGGDVFIDLLGYRKYGHNEGDEPRFTQPKLYKIISKHENARDIYAEKLKSEGVIDATFVKSLEEAYKAKLDENLEESRKKDLTVITPFMQNEWEGFHQVSDDVMLQKVDTSFDKEKLTEIATTITNLPKDKKFINKISRLIADRNAMYFEKDQLDWAMGELLAYGSLLAEGYDVRMSGQDVERGTFSHRHAVVKVEDSEEEVVLLNEIADKKGNFYIYNSLLSEYGVLGFEYGYALASPKTLTIWEAQFGDFSNGAQIMMDQYISAGEDKWNSQNGIVLLLPHGYENQGAEHSSARMERYLQLCAKHNMYIADCTTPANFFHLMRRQMKTNFRKPLVVFSPKSLLRHPLAVSKVDELANGRFQEVIDDPAVTDKKAIKSLVFCTGKVYYDIIAKREELGRNDVAVVRLEQLFPLPVEQLRDIIASYPNVDDYVWAQEEPKNMGAYSFMLMNFNLVKLRLASPKAYSAPAAGSYERSKKRQANAIAMVFDKDLFN encoded by the coding sequence ATGGATAGGTTTTCCTTTTTAAACGCTGCACACACGGCTTTTTTTGCCGATTTATACGATCAATATTTGCAAAGTCCAGACAGCGTAGAACCAAGTTGGAGAAGTTTTTTTCAAGGGTTCGATTTTGCACTGGCAAATTACGGTTCAGAAGAAGTAGGACAACAAATTGCCTACATTGCTTCAGGTGAGTCCCAAGATTCAGGAAAAGTTTCTGAAAAATTACAAAAAGAATTTAATGTACTTAAATTAATTGAAGGTTACAGAACAAGAGGGCATTTGTTTACCAAAACAAATCCGGTTCGGGAAAGAAGAACGTACACGCCTACTTTAGCACTGGAGAATTTCGGACTTTCATCGGCTGATTTGAATACAGTTTTTGATGCTGCTAAAATGGTAAATATGCAGCCGACAACTTTAGCTGAGATCATTAAACACCTTGAACGTGTTTATTGTCAGTCTATCGGGGTTGAATTTATGTATATCAGAAATCCTGAAATACAGGAATGGATTAAAAATCGGTTAGATGTTAACGACAATCAACCGGCTTTCTCTCCGGATCAGAAGAAAAACATCTTAAAGAAGCTCAATGAAGCAGTTTCTTTCGAAACATTTTTACATACTAAATATGTTGGACAAAAGCGTTTCTCACTTGAAGGGTGTGAATCTGCAATCCCGGCTTTAGACGCTTTGATAGAAGCGGCTGCAGAAAAGGGAGTTGAACAATTTGTAATGGGAATGGCGCATAGAGGTAGATTGAATGTGTTGGCAAATATTTTCGGAAAAAACACTCAAAATATATTCTCTGAATTTGACGGTAAGGATTATGATGATGATATGTATTTTGACGGAGATGTTAAATACCATTTAGGGCTTACATCTGATCGCTCAACGGATTCCGGTAAAAAAATAAACTTAAATTTAGCACCTAATCCTTCGCACTTAGAAACAGTTGGTGCTGTGATTGAAGGAATTGCTCGTGCTAAACAAGATCATAATCATTCAAATGATACTTCTAAAGTATTGCCGATTGCCGTTCACGGCGACGCTGCAATAGCAGGTCAGGGAATCGTTTATGAAATTGTACAGATGGCAAAACTGGATGGTTATAAAACAGGCGGAACAATTCACTTAGTGATCAATAACCAGGTAGGTTTTACCACTAACTATTTAGATGCTCGTTCGTCGACCTACTGTACAGATGTAGCTAAAGTAACATTGTCTCCTGTGTTGCATGTTAATGCAGACGATGCTGAGGCTGTTGTACACGCTATGTTATTTGCATTGGATTACAGAATGCAGTTTGGCGGTGATGTATTCATCGATTTATTAGGCTATAGAAAATATGGACATAATGAAGGAGATGAACCTCGTTTTACACAACCGAAACTATACAAGATTATTTCTAAACACGAAAATGCTCGTGACATTTATGCTGAAAAACTAAAATCAGAAGGTGTTATTGATGCCACTTTTGTAAAAAGTTTAGAAGAAGCTTACAAAGCTAAATTAGATGAAAATTTAGAAGAGTCTCGTAAAAAAGATCTAACGGTGATTACTCCTTTTATGCAAAATGAGTGGGAAGGTTTTCATCAGGTTTCAGATGACGTGATGCTTCAAAAAGTAGATACTTCTTTTGATAAAGAAAAATTAACAGAAATTGCTACTACGATCACTAATCTTCCGAAAGACAAAAAATTCATTAACAAAATCTCACGCTTGATCGCTGACAGAAATGCAATGTATTTTGAGAAAGATCAGTTAGATTGGGCAATGGGAGAGTTATTGGCTTATGGCTCTTTATTAGCGGAAGGATATGATGTAAGAATGTCAGGCCAGGATGTGGAAAGAGGAACATTCTCTCACCGTCATGCCGTAGTTAAAGTAGAAGATTCTGAAGAAGAAGTAGTACTGTTAAATGAAATAGCAGACAAAAAAGGAAACTTCTATATCTACAATTCATTATTGTCGGAATATGGTGTACTTGGTTTTGAATACGGTTATGCTTTAGCATCTCCTAAAACATTAACCATTTGGGAAGCACAATTCGGTGATTTCTCAAACGGAGCCCAAATTATGATGGATCAGTACATTTCTGCAGGAGAAGACAAATGGAACAGTCAAAACGGAATTGTTTTATTGTTGCCTCACGGGTATGAGAACCAGGGAGCAGAACACTCATCAGCACGTATGGAGCGTTATTTACAGTTATGTGCAAAACACAACATGTATATAGCTGATTGTACAACTCCGGCTAACTTCTTCCATTTGATGAGAAGACAAATGAAAACGAATTTCCGTAAACCATTGGTAGTATTCTCGCCAAAAAGTTTATTACGTCACCCACTAGCAGTTTCAAAGGTGGATGAATTAGCTAACGGTCGATTCCAGGAAGTAATTGATGATCCGGCAGTAACAGACAAAAAAGCGATCAAATCGTTGGTGTTCTGTACCGGTAAAGTATATTATGATATCATTGCTAAACGTGAAGAGTTAGGAAGAAATGATGTTGCAGTTGTGCGTTTAGAACAATTGTTCCCGTTGCCGGTTGAGCAATTGAGAGATATAATTGCAAGTTATCCTAATGTTGACGATTATGTTTGGGCGCAGGAAGAACCTAAGAACATGGGAGCGTACAGTTTCATGTTGATGAATTTTAACTTAGTTAAGCTACGATTGGCTTCGCCTAAAGCTTATAGTGCTCCTGCAGCAGGTAGTTATGAGCGTTCTAAAAAACGTCAGGCTAATGCTATTGCAATGGTTTTTGATAAAGATTTATTTAATTAA
- a CDS encoding polyprenyl synthetase family protein — translation MQTITDYQNSIAEHFNSLDVQKEPANLYSPIQYILNIGGKRIRPMLTVMVADIFNCAIEKALPAATAVEVFHNFSLIHDDIMDEAPLRRGHQTVHEKWDLNTGILSGDAMLILAYQFFENYEPKIFRQLAKLFSKTALEVCEGQQYDVDFEIREDVTVPEYLKMIEYKTAVLVGAAMKMGAIVAEANEEDANLVYDFGLNLGIAFQLQDDYLDAFGDPETFGKQVGGDIIENKKTYLYLMAMQNAEEDIQRQLQYLFSLKPNDSSEKVELVKNIFRNSRADEMTKLAIREYTDKAMKTLEAIQVAEDKKKVLRAFGENLMNRNV, via the coding sequence ATGCAAACTATAACTGACTATCAGAATTCCATAGCGGAACATTTTAACTCTTTAGATGTACAGAAAGAGCCTGCAAATTTGTACAGTCCTATTCAGTATATCTTAAACATAGGAGGAAAGCGAATAAGACCTATGTTGACCGTTATGGTTGCAGATATTTTTAATTGTGCTATTGAAAAAGCATTGCCGGCAGCAACTGCTGTTGAGGTTTTTCATAATTTTTCATTGATTCATGACGATATTATGGATGAAGCTCCATTAAGAAGAGGACATCAGACAGTTCATGAAAAGTGGGATTTGAATACAGGAATATTATCAGGAGATGCCATGTTGATTTTGGCATATCAGTTTTTTGAAAATTACGAACCCAAAATATTTCGGCAATTAGCAAAATTATTTAGTAAAACAGCCTTAGAAGTTTGTGAAGGGCAGCAATATGATGTGGATTTTGAAATTCGAGAAGATGTTACGGTTCCGGAATATTTAAAAATGATCGAATATAAAACAGCTGTTTTAGTGGGGGCAGCAATGAAAATGGGCGCCATTGTTGCTGAAGCAAATGAAGAAGATGCAAATTTGGTCTATGATTTTGGTTTAAATCTGGGAATTGCATTCCAATTGCAGGATGATTATTTAGATGCTTTCGGAGATCCGGAGACTTTCGGGAAGCAAGTAGGAGGGGATATCATAGAAAATAAAAAGACCTATTTGTATTTAATGGCTATGCAAAATGCGGAAGAAGATATACAACGTCAGTTGCAGTATTTATTTTCATTAAAACCTAATGATAGTTCAGAGAAGGTAGAATTGGTTAAAAATATTTTCAGGAATTCAAGAGCTGATGAAATGACAAAATTGGCAATTCGGGAATATACTGATAAAGCGATGAAAACATTAGAGGCAATACAAGTTGCTGAAGATAAAAAGAAAGTTTTAAGAGCTTTTGGTGAAAATTTAATGAATAGAAATGTATAA
- the metG gene encoding methionine--tRNA ligase — protein sequence MSENPKRYTITAALPYTNGPIHIGHLAGVYVPADIYARYLRLQGKDVAFVCGSDEHGVAISMKAKKEGITPQQVIDKYDGIIRKSFEEFGIAFDNYSRTSAKIHHDTASEFFRKLYDDGKFIEETTEQLYDEKADQFLADRFVIGTCPKCGNEEAYGDQCEKCGTSLNATDLINPKSTITGTKPVLKSTKHWFLPLNEYDNFLREWILEGHKNDWKPNVYGQVKSWVDGGLEPRAVTRDLDWGIDVPVEGAEGKKLYVWFDAPIGYISSTKEWAAREGKDWEPYWKDQDTKLVHFIGKDNIVFHCIIFPVMLKAEGSYILPDNVPANEFLNLEGNKLSTSKNWAVWLHEYLEDFPGKQDALRYTLTANAPETKDNDFTWKDFQARNNNELAAIFGNFINRVVVLTHKYYNGIVPAPNELTEVDEQTLTELKAYPAVITSSIERYRFREALGEMMNVARLGNKYLADEEPWKMVKENPERVKTQMYVALQIASALAILAEPFLPFTSNKLKNILNIQSNAWDLDFSQWNLVKPEHEIGKSEILFAQIEDADIQKQLDKLEASKKANQIANAKAEPQKETATFDDFSKMDLRVGTILEAEKMPKANKLLVLKVDTGIDIRTIVSGIAEHFTPEEIIGKQVTVLVNLAPRALRGVESEGMILMTNNAEGKLVFVNPDADGVMNGATIN from the coding sequence ATGTCAGAAAATCCTAAGAGATATACCATAACGGCAGCCTTGCCTTATACTAACGGTCCTATTCACATCGGACATTTAGCCGGTGTTTATGTTCCGGCTGATATTTACGCGCGTTATCTTCGTTTGCAAGGAAAAGATGTTGCTTTTGTTTGCGGAAGTGACGAACACGGAGTTGCGATTTCCATGAAAGCAAAGAAAGAAGGAATCACTCCGCAACAAGTAATTGACAAGTACGACGGCATTATTCGTAAATCATTTGAAGAATTCGGAATTGCATTCGATAATTATTCCCGCACTTCTGCTAAGATACATCATGATACGGCTTCTGAATTTTTCAGAAAACTATATGATGACGGCAAGTTTATTGAAGAAACTACAGAACAATTATACGATGAAAAAGCAGATCAGTTTCTAGCCGATCGTTTTGTGATCGGAACTTGTCCGAAATGCGGAAACGAAGAAGCTTACGGCGATCAATGTGAAAAATGCGGTACTTCTTTAAATGCAACCGACTTAATTAATCCGAAATCGACCATTACCGGAACTAAACCGGTTTTAAAGTCTACCAAACACTGGTTTCTTCCGTTAAATGAATACGACAACTTTCTAAGAGAATGGATACTGGAAGGTCATAAAAACGATTGGAAACCTAATGTCTACGGGCAAGTAAAATCATGGGTTGATGGCGGATTAGAACCTCGCGCCGTAACTCGCGACTTGGATTGGGGAATTGACGTTCCGGTTGAAGGAGCCGAAGGAAAAAAACTATACGTTTGGTTTGATGCTCCTATCGGTTACATTTCGTCTACTAAAGAATGGGCTGCCAGAGAAGGAAAAGATTGGGAACCCTATTGGAAAGATCAAGATACTAAATTAGTGCACTTCATCGGAAAGGACAATATTGTTTTTCACTGCATTATTTTTCCGGTTATGCTAAAAGCAGAAGGAAGTTATATCTTACCTGACAATGTTCCGGCCAATGAGTTCCTGAATTTAGAAGGTAATAAATTGTCCACTTCAAAAAACTGGGCTGTATGGCTGCATGAATACTTAGAAGATTTTCCGGGCAAACAAGATGCTTTACGTTATACCTTAACCGCTAATGCTCCGGAAACAAAAGATAATGATTTCACATGGAAAGATTTCCAAGCCAGAAACAATAATGAATTAGCGGCTATTTTCGGAAACTTTATTAACCGTGTGGTGGTATTAACGCACAAATATTATAACGGAATTGTTCCTGCACCAAACGAATTAACAGAAGTTGACGAGCAAACTTTAACTGAACTAAAAGCCTATCCGGCGGTAATTACGTCTTCCATTGAGCGCTACCGTTTCAGAGAAGCTTTAGGTGAAATGATGAATGTAGCTCGCTTGGGAAATAAATATTTAGCTGATGAAGAACCATGGAAAATGGTTAAAGAAAATCCGGAACGTGTAAAAACGCAAATGTATGTAGCTTTGCAAATTGCTTCAGCTCTGGCTATTTTAGCAGAACCGTTTTTACCGTTTACTTCAAACAAGTTAAAAAACATCCTGAACATTCAATCTAACGCTTGGGATTTAGATTTTAGCCAATGGAACTTGGTTAAACCGGAACATGAAATCGGTAAGTCTGAAATTTTATTTGCTCAAATTGAGGATGCTGATATTCAAAAACAACTGGATAAACTTGAAGCTTCTAAAAAAGCAAATCAAATAGCCAATGCTAAGGCTGAACCGCAAAAAGAAACAGCTACTTTTGATGATTTCTCTAAAATGGATCTACGGGTAGGAACGATTCTTGAAGCCGAAAAGATGCCGAAAGCCAATAAACTTTTAGTATTAAAAGTAGATACAGGAATTGATATTCGAACCATAGTTTCCGGAATTGCAGAACATTTCACTCCGGAAGAAATTATCGGAAAACAGGTTACCGTTTTAGTAAATTTAGCCCCGAGAGCACTACGTGGTGTGGAAAGTGAGGGAATGATCTTAATGACCAATAACGCTGAAGGAAAATTAGTTTTCGTTAATCCTGACGCTGACGGTGTTATGAACGGAGCTACTATAAATTAA